The following coding sequences are from one Oncorhynchus nerka isolate Pitt River linkage group LG6, Oner_Uvic_2.0, whole genome shotgun sequence window:
- the LOC115130560 gene encoding T-cell leukemia homeobox protein 3-like yields MERAPSAPSPPPKAAQHEPISFGIDQILSSGADSETGRTSSRYGSDTSSGDGYRLGSPTGGSAASYTALSISLSGMVPQLEDPGLYGVNCSLGSRGVIRVPAHRPLTTSGPPHLMSAVPGYGGLCYPWVGNRFAKERLSALVPFTVTRRIGHPYQNRTPPKRKKPRTSFSRVQICELEKRFHRQKYLASAERATLAKSLKMTDAQVKTWFQNRRTKWRRQTAEEREAERQQANRLILQLQADALHKSLGESAGSDPLCSHNSSLYALQNMQPWAEERE; encoded by the exons ATGGAGCGCGCACCCAGCGCCCCAAGTCCTCCTCCCAAAGCGGCCCAGCACGAACCCATCAGCTTCGGTATCGACCAGATACTCAGTAGCGGTGCTGACTCAGAGACCGGACGGACCAGCAGCAGATACGGTTCGGATACAAGCAGTGGAGACGGTTACCGTTTGGGAAGCCCAACTGGAGGGAGCGCTGCCTCCTACACTGCgctgtccatctccctctccgGCATGGTACCACAGTTAGAGGACCCTGGTTTGTACGGAGTGAACTGTAGCCTGGGTAGCAGAGGAGTGATCCGGGTGCCTGCTCACAGACCGTTGACTACCTCCGGGCCGCCGCACTTGATGAGCGCTGTACCCGGGTATGGAGGCCTGTGTTACCCGTGGGTCGGGAATAGGTTCGCCAAGGAAAGGTTATCAG CTCTCGTGCCATTTACGGTGACCAGGCGAATAGGTCATCCATACCAGAACCGCACGCCGCCCAAACGGAAAAAGCCTCGGACATCGTTCTCCCGTGTGCAGATTTGTGAGTTGGAGAAGCGCTTCCACCGGCAGAAGTACCTCGCGAGCGCCGAGCGGGCCACCCTTGCCAAGAGCCTGAAGATGACGGACGCGCAAGTCAAGACCTGGTTCCAGAACCGACGGACAAAATGGAG gagacaGACAGCGGAGGAAAGGGAGGCTGAGCGTCAACAGGCCAATCGGCTGATCCTGCAACTGCAGGCCGACGCCCTCCACAAGTCCCTCGGCGAATCAGCAGGCTCCGACCCACTGTGCTCACATAACTCCTCCCTGTACGCCCTGCAGAACATGCAGCCCTGGGCCGAGGAGAGGGAGTAG